GGGCGTAGCGCTCGAGGAGGATCCCCTCGGGAACTGAGTCCGGGGGTCGGATCGCCGGCGTGGTGGTGTTGCGCACAGACGGCACGCCCGCGATTGTTCGCGGCCGGGGCGCCGGGGTAGACATGTCCGGGGCGGGGCCGGTTCGCGCCGCCCGCCCGCCGGCCTCGGTCCGGGCGCCTCACGACGAAACGGGATCCATGTCAGCGTTGCGGCAGGCCGCCCCCGGACACTCGCCTGCTCGGGCTCGACCGGCGGGCGGCGACCCTGCCGGCGCCGCCGAGCTGCCGGGCCGCTCCGCCCGCGGTGGCAGATTCGGCGGGCTGCTGCTCGCCGCCGGCCTGCTGCTGATCGGGCTGAACCTGCGCATCGGGGTGGCCTCGGTGGGGCCGGTGCTCGACGACATCCGGGCGAGCCTGGGCCTGTCGGCCACCGCGGCGAGCCTGCTGACCACGATCCCGGTCATCGCCTTCGGCGCGTTCGCGTTCCTCACCCCGGCCCTGACGCGCCGGTTCGGCATGCACCGGCTGCTCGGGGCGACGATGATCGCGCTCGCGGCCGGGATCGTGCTGCGGCTGCACCCGAGCATGTCGGCGCTGTTCGCCGGAACGGTCGTCGTGGGGGCCGCGATCGCGATCGGGAACGTCGTGATGCCGGCCGCGATCAAGCGCGACTTCTCCCATCGGGCGGGGCTCATGATGGGGCTGTACTCCACGGCGCTGTTCGTCGGCGCCGCGCTGGCCTCGGGCCTGACGGTGCCGTTGCTGCCCCTGGCGGGCGGGGTGTGGCAGGCGGCGCTCGCGCTGTGGGCGATCCCGGCGGTGGCCGCCGTGCTCCTGTGGATCCCGCAGCTGCGTCGCTCATCGGGGCGGGTGGCTCGTGCTCGCTCTGCCGACGGATCCGGCGGGCGGGGTGGGCAGGGTGCTCCCGCGCTCCGGGCGATCCTGCGGGATCCGGTCGCGCTCGCGGTCACGGCGCTCATGGGCCTGCAGAGCATGAGCTATTACGCGGCGCTCACGTGGGTCCCCTCGATCCTCTCGAGCGCGGGCATGGGTGCCGATGAGGCCGGCTGGATGCTGTCGTTCTCGGCGTTCCCCGGGATCGCGGCGTCGCTGGTGACCCCGGCCCTGGCCCGGCGGGCACGTCCCGCCTGGCTGCCGATCGTGCTCGCCGTCGGGGTGAGCGGGGTCGCGTTCGCCGGGCTGGCCCTCGCCCCGACGGCCGCGCCGTACGTGTGGATGACGCTGCTCGGACTGGGGCAGGGCGCGGCGATCAGCCTGGCGTTGAGCTATATCGTGTGGCGCTCGCCGGACGCCCATCACACCGGGCAGGTCTCCACGATGGCGCAGGGTTTCGGGTACCTGCTCGCGGGCCTCGGCCCGATCGGGCTCGGTGCCCTCCGGTCGGCCACCGGTGGCTGGACGGTCCCGATCGCGGCGCTCGGGGTCATGCTCGTGGCGCAGCTGATCGCCGGGGTCGCGGCGAGCCGGCCGCGACTGGTGGGAGCGCGCGGACAGGATGCGACGGTGTCCGCGGACGCCTGATCGACCCACTCGGGTGGAGTTCGTGCGTGGGACGTTCGGACTACGCCTCCTGGGACGTTCGCCCTACGAGGCCACCCGGATCGGCGTGGATCCTTGAGTCATGAGAGTCCTCGTTGCCACCGCCTCGAACTACGGTTCGACTCGTGAATTCGGTGCCGTCGTGGGTTCTGTGCTGAGCGGGCACGGACATGAGGTGCGCACCGCCGACGTCGCACAGGTGACCGACCTCGACTACGACGCCGTGATCGTGGGTACGGCGATCTACATCGGCCGCCCGCTCACGGCCGCGCGCAAGTTCACCGCCCGCCTCGAACGGGAGGCACCGCAGCTGCCCGTGTGGGTGTTCGCCTCCGGCCTGAAGAACATCACGGGCAATCCGCTCGCGCCCCCGTTCACCCATCCCGCGGCACGCCCCTACCTGGGCAGTCGCTACCCGATCTTCCTCGGTAGGGTCGACCCGGACGTCCTCACCGACGCGGAGCGGGCGCTCATCTCGATGACGCGCGCGAACCTCGAGGATCGTCGGGATTTCGAATTGGTTTCCGCCTGGGCCGACGAGGTCGCCTCCGTCCTGGGCGCACAGACGGCCGCATCACTCCCCTGATTGCGGCCCGTCGGGGAGGGGCAGGTCCGGGTCCCAGGTACAGCCCGGAACTGGCCCTCCCCGACACCACTTCGTCGCGCTGCGATGCCTGGGCCTCCCGCACCCCGGTTCAGCCTGGCCGATACACCGCCGAAGGCGGGATTCCGTCGAGGTCCGGTCCCGCGATCTGCACGGAATGCCGCACCCGGCGCACCCGTGTCGCTCACGCCGGCAGGAGCATGACCTTGCCGGTGGTCATCCGGGCCTCGAGGGCCTCGTGGGCGTAGCGCGCGTGCTCGAGGGGATAGGTCGCCCCGATGGTCACGGCCAGGTCGCCGCGGGAGGCGGCCTCGCTCACCTCGGCCCAGCGGCGCTGCAACTCGGCCGGGTCGGACACGTAGTGCCACACGGTCGGGCGCGTGACGAACAGTGAGCCGGCCCGGTTGAGGCGTTGGAGGTCGAACGGGGGAACCTGCCCCGACGCGCCCCCGAAGAGCACGACGAGGCCGCGCATCCGGGTCGAGGCGATCGCGGCGTCGAAGGTCGCCCGGCCGAGCCCGTCGTAGAACACGTCGACGCCGCGGCCACCGGTGTGCCCGCGCAGCCACTCGGTCAGCGCCGCGACCGGCTCCTCGCCGTCGGGCACGAACACGTCCTCGGCCCCGGCCGTGCGCGCGGCCTCCGCCTTCGCCTCCGTGCCGACCATCGTGAGCACGCGGGCACCGGCCGCCCGGGCGAGCTGGATGAACAGCTGTCCCACTCCGCCGGCCCCCGCCGTGATGAAGACCGTGTGCTGATCGGTGCCGGGTCCGCCGAGGTGAGCGACGCCGTCCACAAGCATCTGGGCCGTGAGGCCCTGCAGCGGCAGCGCCGCGGCCGTCACGAGATCGAGCCCCGGCGGCACGGGCAGGGCGGCCTCGGCGCCGAGCAGCACCTGCTCGGCGTAGGACCCGCTGACCGATCCCGTCCAGGCGACCCGGTCCCCGTGGGCGACTCCGGTCACGCCCGGGCCCACGGCGATCACCTCACCGGCGCCCTCCGACCCGGGCCGCAGCGGGAAGTCGGCCGGGTACACGCCGCCGCGCACGTAGGTGTCGTAGAAGTTGACGCCGATGCCGCGGGGGTGCACCACGATCTGGCCGGGTCCCGGCTCGAGTTCGGGAACGGGGACGAATTCCAATGTGTCGGCCCCGCCGGGGGCGTCGATCTCGATCGCGTGCATCCCCCCAAGTTACGCCGCGGACCGTCGGACGGGGAGGATCGACCAGCCCCGGGGAGGTGAACGGTCCCGACCCGAACCGCAGAGTGGGCGGCGCCCCGAACACTTAGCGGGCCGGCGGCGCATCCGGGTAGGTCGGGGCCGCCTTGCCGAGCTCGGCGGCGAGCTCGGTGCGCCGCTCGAGCACCTCCTCGCGCAGGTCGGACATATCGGCCAGCACCCGCTTGCGCTCGCGCTTGGAGATGAGGTCGATGTAGAGCCGGCCGCCGAGATGATCGGTCTCGTGCTGGAGGCAGCGCGCGAAGTATCCCTCGCCGGTGATGGTCACCGGTTCGCCGTAGACGTCCACGCCCGTGACGGTCGCCCGCGAGCCCCGGAAGAGCTCGGCCCCCGGCCCTGGCACCGACAGGCATCCCTCCTCGGACTCCTCCGTGCCGGCCTCCTCCTCGATCACGACCACGGGGTTGAGCACGTGCCCCACGTGGCGCACCTCGGCGTGGGTGAGGTCGTAGACGAACAGCCGCAGGTCCACGCCCACCTGGTTCGCCGCGAGCCCGACCCCCTCCGCGACGGCCATCGTGGCGAACATGTCGTCGATGAGCGTGTGCAGCTCCGGGGTGTCGAATTCGGTGATCGTGCGGCACGGCTCGTGCAGCACCCCCTCGCCCACCTCGGTCACGCGCAGCGCCGTGCCGCGGGCCGCCTCGGGTGGCAGGAGGGGATAGTCGTCGACCTCGTCACCCTGGACGATCGTTCGGATACTCATGCGGGATATTCTTCCAGTCCGCCCACACTGCTCGAGACTGTGTATAGTTATGCAGATGACTGTAAACGTGGCTGTTGCCGGGGCCAGTGGTTACGCCGGCGGCGAGATCCTGCGGCTGCTCACCGCCCACCCACAGGTGCGGCTCGGGGCACTCACCGCCCATTCCAACGCCGGCGAGCCGGTCCGCGCGACCCAGCCGCATCTGCTCGGCCTCGCGGACCGCACCTTCACGGCCACGACGGCCGAGCACCTCGCCGGTCACGACGTCGTGTTCCTCGCCCTCCCGCACGGCGCCTCCGCCGCGATCGCGGCCGAACTCGAGACCCTCAGCCCACACACCCTCGTGCTCGACTGCGGCGCGGATCACCGCCTCGCCGACGCCGGCGAGTGGACGGCGTTCTACGGCTCCGAGCATGCCGGCACCTGGCCGTACGGCCTGCCCGAGCTGATTGTGGACGGCGGAGCTCGCCAACGCGATCGCCTCGCCGGTGTCACGCGGGTCGCCGTGCCGGGCTGCAACGTGACCGCGGTGACCCTCGGGATCCAGCCGGGCGTGGCCGCCGGGGTCGTCGATCCGACCGGCCTCGTGGCCGTGCTCGCCAACGGCTACTCCGGCGCCGGCAAGAGCCTGCGCACCCACCTGCTCGCGAGCGAGGGCCTCGGCAGCGCCGTGCCCTACGCCGTCGGCGGCGTGCACCGGCACATCCCCGAGATCGAACAGAACCTGCGCGCGGCCGGCGCCGATGCCGGCGTGGAGCGGGTGCAGATCTCCTTCACCCCCACGCTCGTGCCGATGTCGCGGGGGATCCTCGCCACGATCAGCGCGCCCGTCACTGCCGGCACCACCGCCGCCTCGCTGCGGGCGGCCTGGGAGGAGGCCTATGCCCGGGAGCCGTTCGTGCACCTGCTGCCGGACGGCGCCTGGCCCTCGACCGCGATGACCCTGGGCGCCAACACCGCGCTCATGCAGGTCGCCCTCGACGAGCGGGCCGGCCGGGCCGTCGTCGTGTGCGCGATCGACAACCTCGTCAAGGGCACCGCCGGAGCGGCCGTGCAGTCGATGAACCTCGCGCTCGGCCTCGCCGAGACCGCCGGGCTCCCGATCGAGGGGGTCGCGCCGTGAGCATCACCGCCCCCCGGGGCTTCCGGGCCACCGGCGTCACCGCGGGCCTCAAGCCCTCCGGCAAGTCCGACCTCGCGCTCGTGGTCAACGATGGCCCCGACTCGGTGGCCGCCGGGGTGTTCACCACGAACCGCGTGGTCGGCGCGCCGGTCACCTGGTCCCGCGCCCGCCTCGCGGAGTCCGGCGGCACGTCGATCCGGGCCGTCGTGCTCAATTCCGGCGGCGCGAACGTGTGCACCGGCCCGCGCGGCGACGCGGACGTCGTGGCCACGGCCGAGCGCGTCGGCGCGGCGCTCGGGATGCCCGCCGCCGGGGTGCTCGTCTGCTCGACCGGGCTCATCGGGGAACACCTGCCGATGGCGGTGCTCCTGCCCGGGGTCGACGCCGCCGCGGCCGCGCTCGCCCCCGACGGCGGGGCGGACGCCGCCGAGGCGATCCTCACCACCGACACCGTGGCGAAGGAGGCCGTGGCCACCGGCTCCGGCTACAGCGTGGGCGGGATGGCCAAGGGCGCCGGGATGCTCGCCCCCGCGATGGCCACGATGCTCGCGGTGGTCACCACCGACGCCGTCCTCACCCCCGAACTCGCGCACGAGGCGCTCGCGGGCGCCGTGCGCGCGACCTTCAACCGGGTCGACTCCGACGGCTGCATGTCGACCTCCGACACGGTCGCCCTGCTCGCCTCCGGGGCGAGCGGCGTCACGCCCGACCGGGGCGAGTTCACCGCCGCACTCACCTCCGTGTGCGCCGACCTGTCCCGGGCGCTCGTGGCCGACGCCGAGGGCGCGAGCCACGACATCGCCGTCGAGGTCGTCGGGGCCCATTCGACCGACGCGGCCGAGGCCGTCGGCCGCGCCGTGGCCCGCTCCGCCCTGTTCAAGACCGCGATCTACGGCAACGACCCGAACTGGGGCCGGGTGCTCGCGCAGGTGGGCACCGTGCCCGTCGAGGTCGCCCGCTTCGAGGCCGACGACCTCGACGTGAGCGTCAACGGCGTCATGGTCTGCCGCGGCGGGGGAGCGCACCGGCCGCGGACCGAGGTCGACCTGGCCTCGGCCCGGGACGTACACGTGCTCATCGACCTGCACGCCGGCACCGACTCCGCCACCATCTGGACCAACGACCTCACCCACGACTACGTCCACGAGAACAGCGCCTACTCCACATGACCCCTTCCCAGCAGGGCCCCGCCGCGGACCCGACCGACGTGACCGACGCGACCGACGTGACCGACGTGACCGACACGGCTGAGATCCGCATCGCGCGCACCCTTCGACCCGAGCAGAAGGCCGGGGCGCTGATCGAGGCACTGCCGTGGCTCGAACGCTTCTCCGGCAAGGTCGTCGTGATCAAGTTCGGCGGCAACGCGATGGTCGACCCGGAGCTCGAACGCGCCTTCGCCGACGACATCCGCTTCTTCCGGCAGGCGGGCCTCCTGCCCGTCGTGGTGCACGGCGGCGGCCCGCAGATCTCCTCGATGCTCGGCCGGCTCGACATCACGAGCGAGTTCCGGGGCGGGCTGCGGGTGACCACGCCGGAGACGATGGACGTCGTGCGGATGGTGCTCACCGGCCAGGTGCAGCGCACCCTGGTCAACCGTCTCAACGTGCGCCAGGGCCTGGCCGTGGGGATCTCGGGGGAGGACGCCGGGCTCTTCGGCGCCCGCCGCCGCCACGCCACCGTCGACGGCGAGCGCGTGGACGTCGGCCTCGTGGGCGACGTCGTGCGGGTCAACCCCGCGATCGTGCGCGGGCTGCTCGACTCGGGCCGGATCCCCGTGGTCTCCACGATCGCGCCGGACGTCGACCACCCCGGGGACGTGCTCAACGTCAACGCCGACACCGCCGCGGCCGCGCTCGCGGTGGCCCTCGGCGCCGAGAAGCTCGTGGTGCTCACCGACGTCGAGGGGCTCTACGGGGACTGGCCCGACCGCTCCTCCCTCATCCGGCGGATGTCCCCCGATGCGCTCGAGGCGCTGCTCCCGCGGCTCGAATCGGGGATGGTGCCCAAGATGGAGGCGTGCCTGCGGGCCGTGCGGGGCGGGGTCCGCGGTGCCCACGTCGTGGACGGGCGGGTGGCGCACTCGCTGCTGCTGGAAATCTTCACCACCGACGGGGTGGGAACAATGATCGAACCGGAGGATGGCTTCAGATGAGCGACCTCATCGCA
The window above is part of the Pseudactinotalea sp. HY158 genome. Proteins encoded here:
- a CDS encoding MFS transporter, yielding MSALRQAAPGHSPARARPAGGDPAGAAELPGRSARGGRFGGLLLAAGLLLIGLNLRIGVASVGPVLDDIRASLGLSATAASLLTTIPVIAFGAFAFLTPALTRRFGMHRLLGATMIALAAGIVLRLHPSMSALFAGTVVVGAAIAIGNVVMPAAIKRDFSHRAGLMMGLYSTALFVGAALASGLTVPLLPLAGGVWQAALALWAIPAVAAVLLWIPQLRRSSGRVARARSADGSGGRGGQGAPALRAILRDPVALAVTALMGLQSMSYYAALTWVPSILSSAGMGADEAGWMLSFSAFPGIAASLVTPALARRARPAWLPIVLAVGVSGVAFAGLALAPTAAPYVWMTLLGLGQGAAISLALSYIVWRSPDAHHTGQVSTMAQGFGYLLAGLGPIGLGALRSATGGWTVPIAALGVMLVAQLIAGVAASRPRLVGARGQDATVSADA
- a CDS encoding flavodoxin domain-containing protein, with translation MRVLVATASNYGSTREFGAVVGSVLSGHGHEVRTADVAQVTDLDYDAVIVGTAIYIGRPLTAARKFTARLEREAPQLPVWVFASGLKNITGNPLAPPFTHPAARPYLGSRYPIFLGRVDPDVLTDAERALISMTRANLEDRRDFELVSAWADEVASVLGAQTAASLP
- a CDS encoding quinone oxidoreductase — its product is MHAIEIDAPGGADTLEFVPVPELEPGPGQIVVHPRGIGVNFYDTYVRGGVYPADFPLRPGSEGAGEVIAVGPGVTGVAHGDRVAWTGSVSGSYAEQVLLGAEAALPVPPGLDLVTAAALPLQGLTAQMLVDGVAHLGGPGTDQHTVFITAGAGGVGQLFIQLARAAGARVLTMVGTEAKAEAARTAGAEDVFVPDGEEPVAALTEWLRGHTGGRGVDVFYDGLGRATFDAAIASTRMRGLVVLFGGASGQVPPFDLQRLNRAGSLFVTRPTVWHYVSDPAELQRRWAEVSEAASRGDLAVTIGATYPLEHARYAHEALEARMTTGKVMLLPA
- the def gene encoding peptide deformylase, with translation MSIRTIVQGDEVDDYPLLPPEAARGTALRVTEVGEGVLHEPCRTITEFDTPELHTLIDDMFATMAVAEGVGLAANQVGVDLRLFVYDLTHAEVRHVGHVLNPVVVIEEEAGTEESEEGCLSVPGPGAELFRGSRATVTGVDVYGEPVTITGEGYFARCLQHETDHLGGRLYIDLISKRERKRVLADMSDLREEVLERRTELAAELGKAAPTYPDAPPAR
- the argC gene encoding N-acetyl-gamma-glutamyl-phosphate reductase; this translates as MTVNVAVAGASGYAGGEILRLLTAHPQVRLGALTAHSNAGEPVRATQPHLLGLADRTFTATTAEHLAGHDVVFLALPHGASAAIAAELETLSPHTLVLDCGADHRLADAGEWTAFYGSEHAGTWPYGLPELIVDGGARQRDRLAGVTRVAVPGCNVTAVTLGIQPGVAAGVVDPTGLVAVLANGYSGAGKSLRTHLLASEGLGSAVPYAVGGVHRHIPEIEQNLRAAGADAGVERVQISFTPTLVPMSRGILATISAPVTAGTTAASLRAAWEEAYAREPFVHLLPDGAWPSTAMTLGANTALMQVALDERAGRAVVVCAIDNLVKGTAGAAVQSMNLALGLAETAGLPIEGVAP
- the argJ gene encoding bifunctional glutamate N-acetyltransferase/amino-acid acetyltransferase ArgJ, with product MSITAPRGFRATGVTAGLKPSGKSDLALVVNDGPDSVAAGVFTTNRVVGAPVTWSRARLAESGGTSIRAVVLNSGGANVCTGPRGDADVVATAERVGAALGMPAAGVLVCSTGLIGEHLPMAVLLPGVDAAAAALAPDGGADAAEAILTTDTVAKEAVATGSGYSVGGMAKGAGMLAPAMATMLAVVTTDAVLTPELAHEALAGAVRATFNRVDSDGCMSTSDTVALLASGASGVTPDRGEFTAALTSVCADLSRALVADAEGASHDIAVEVVGAHSTDAAEAVGRAVARSALFKTAIYGNDPNWGRVLAQVGTVPVEVARFEADDLDVSVNGVMVCRGGGAHRPRTEVDLASARDVHVLIDLHAGTDSATIWTNDLTHDYVHENSAYST
- the argB gene encoding acetylglutamate kinase, with protein sequence MTPSQQGPAADPTDVTDATDVTDVTDTAEIRIARTLRPEQKAGALIEALPWLERFSGKVVVIKFGGNAMVDPELERAFADDIRFFRQAGLLPVVVHGGGPQISSMLGRLDITSEFRGGLRVTTPETMDVVRMVLTGQVQRTLVNRLNVRQGLAVGISGEDAGLFGARRRHATVDGERVDVGLVGDVVRVNPAIVRGLLDSGRIPVVSTIAPDVDHPGDVLNVNADTAAAALAVALGAEKLVVLTDVEGLYGDWPDRSSLIRRMSPDALEALLPRLESGMVPKMEACLRAVRGGVRGAHVVDGRVAHSLLLEIFTTDGVGTMIEPEDGFR